In the Trinickia acidisoli genome, GGTCGATCATTGCGCGATGGTGATCGACATGAATACGACAAGGCTGGAGACGATCGGGCAAGTCCGGGAGTTCCTGGCGGGGGTCTGCGACGTTGAGCTGCACGTCGTTCAGGACGAGGCTGAGCGACGACGGTTCGTTGAGCGCACGCTGCGTTGGTTCGGCTATTTTCGGCGGTCTCGCGGTGAGCGCGGGCTGCTGTTCGCCTATGTGCAGCGGGTCTCGGGCTACTCACGTGCCCACGTCATTCGACTCATTGCGCAGTACCGCGAGAGCGGCACGCTCGAGCAGCGTGAACGCGGCACGCGCACCCAATTCCCACGTCGCTACACGGACGAGGATGTCGCCTTGCTGGTCGAACTGGACAGCCTGCACGACACGCTCTCGGGGGCGGCCACGCGGGCGCTGGCGCGGCGGGCCTGCCAGGTGTATGGCGATGCGCGCTACGAACGCTTGTCGCACATTTCCGTGTCGCACCTATACAACTTGCGCGCGGGCCAGGCGTACCGCCAGCGGCGCCTCACATGGACGAAGACGCGGCCCAGCCCGGTGCAGATCGCCGTGAGGAAGGCGCCGGCGCCTGAAGGCCTGCCCGGTTATATCCGTATCGATACGGTCCATCAAGGCGATCAGGACGGCGTCAAGGGCGTCTATCACGTCAACGCGGTGGACATCGTCACGCAATGGGAGGTCGTGGCCGCTGTCGAGCGCATCAGCGAGGCGTACCTGCTGCCGGTCATCGCGCTGATGCTCCAGAGTTTTCCGTTCGTGGTGCGCGGCTTTCACTCTGACGGTGGTAGCGAGTACATCAACCGCGACGTGGCTGGCCTGCTCGAGAAGTTGCGCATCGAGTTCACCCGCTCACGCCCGCGCCAGACCAACGACAACGCACTGGCCGAGTGCAAGAACGGCGCGGTCGTTCGCAAGCTCATCGGCTATGGGCACATCCCGCAGAGGCATGCCGCGGCGATCAACCGCTTCCACGAACAGGCGCTCAATCCGTACCTGAACTTCCACCGGCCCTGTTACTTCGCCGTGGACACGGTGGATGCACGTGGGCGCATCCGCAAGAGCTACCCGAGCGAGCGGATCATGACGCCGTGGGACCGGCTGCGCTCGATCCCGGATTTCGAGCAGTACCTCAAGCCCGGCGTCACCGCCCAGACCCTTAGCGACACTGCCATGGCCATGACCGACTCCCAGGCCGCCCAGCAGCTTCAGGACATGCGCCGCAACCTGTTCGCCTCGTTTCGTCGCAAACGAGCCTGAGCCGCTGCCGGTGGCTACGGCATAATCCGGGGGCGGGAGTTGCCCACCGCCGTGCCGGCCGTGGACAACTTCCGCTTTCCGATAGAGACACAGCGACCCCTGAACCCCACACCACCTACAGGTTCAGACTCATCTCAGGATTGGAAAATACTGCCCGCGAACACGGCCGATTCTGCAAAAACCACGCTATTTCAGGCTGATTTCGTGCGAACGGACGGAAAAAACCATTCGCACGAAACAGTGCCGGAACGATCAGAGTGCCGCGCGCACCGCGTCGCCCATTTCCACCGTGCCCACTTGACGGCCGCCCGGCGTGGCGATGTCGCCCGTGCGATAGCCAGCCTCGAGCACCTTTTGCACGGCCTTCTCGATTCGGTCGGCCTGCTCGGCTTTGTTCAGCGAATAGCGCAGCATCATCGCGGCCGACAAGATCGTCGCGAGCGGATTGGCAATGCCCTTGCCGGCGATATCGGGAGCCGACCCGTGCGAAGGCTCGTAAAGCCCCTTGTTGCTCTTGTCGAGCGAAGCCGACGGCAGCATGCCGATCGAGCCCGTGAGCATCGCGGCCTGGTCGGACAAAATGTCGCCGAACAGGTTGCCCGTCACGATGACATCGAACGATTTCGGCGCCTTCACGAGCTGCATGGCCGCGTTGTCGACGTACATGTGCGAGAGTTCGACGTCCGGATACTGCTTCGCGACGTCGATCATGACGTCCCGCCAGAATTGCGACGTCTCGAGTACGTTCGCCTTATCGACCGACGTCACACGCTTGCCGCGCTTGCGCGCCGCCTGAAACGCAACGTGCGCGATCCGCTGCACTTCGGGCTCCGAATAACGCATCGTATCGAAGCCTTCGCGCGCCCCTTCGAACGTGCCGTCGGGTGCGTTGCGCGTACCGCGCGGCGTGCCGAAGTAGACGTCGCCGTTGAGCTCGCGCACGATCAGGATATCGAGCCCCGACACGATCTCCGGCTTCAGCGAGGAAGCACCCGTCAATTGCGGATAGCAAATGGCCGGACGGAAGTTGGCGAACAACTGCAGATGTTTGCGCAGCCCCAGGATCGCTTGCTCGGGACGCAGCGCGCGCTCGAGCGAATCGTACTTCCAGTCGCCCACGGCGCCGAACAGGATTGCGTCGGCCTCCTTGGCAAGAGCGAGCGTCGAATCGGGCAGCGGGTGACCCTTCGCTTCGTACCCGGCGCCGCCGACGGGCGCCTCTTCCATCTCGAACTTCTCGCCGAGCGCGTTCAGTACCTTGACCGCTTCCTTGATGATTTCCGGACCGATGCCATCACCGGGGAGCACTGCGATTTTCATTGGGAGTCCTATCGAGTTGTGCAATTGCGTGTTCGCTGCGGCTGCGGCTGCCGAGGGCATCACCCGAGAATCCGGTGAGCAAGCCACGGCTGCTTCGCGATCCGCTCCGCTTCGAACGCAC is a window encoding:
- a CDS encoding integrase catalytic domain-containing protein, translating into MVIDMNTTRLETIGQVREFLAGVCDVELHVVQDEAERRRFVERTLRWFGYFRRSRGERGLLFAYVQRVSGYSRAHVIRLIAQYRESGTLEQRERGTRTQFPRRYTDEDVALLVELDSLHDTLSGAATRALARRACQVYGDARYERLSHISVSHLYNLRAGQAYRQRRLTWTKTRPSPVQIAVRKAPAPEGLPGYIRIDTVHQGDQDGVKGVYHVNAVDIVTQWEVVAAVERISEAYLLPVIALMLQSFPFVVRGFHSDGGSEYINRDVAGLLEKLRIEFTRSRPRQTNDNALAECKNGAVVRKLIGYGHIPQRHAAAINRFHEQALNPYLNFHRPCYFAVDTVDARGRIRKSYPSERIMTPWDRLRSIPDFEQYLKPGVTAQTLSDTAMAMTDSQAAQQLQDMRRNLFASFRRKRA
- the leuB gene encoding 3-isopropylmalate dehydrogenase translates to MKIAVLPGDGIGPEIIKEAVKVLNALGEKFEMEEAPVGGAGYEAKGHPLPDSTLALAKEADAILFGAVGDWKYDSLERALRPEQAILGLRKHLQLFANFRPAICYPQLTGASSLKPEIVSGLDILIVRELNGDVYFGTPRGTRNAPDGTFEGAREGFDTMRYSEPEVQRIAHVAFQAARKRGKRVTSVDKANVLETSQFWRDVMIDVAKQYPDVELSHMYVDNAAMQLVKAPKSFDVIVTGNLFGDILSDQAAMLTGSIGMLPSASLDKSNKGLYEPSHGSAPDIAGKGIANPLATILSAAMMLRYSLNKAEQADRIEKAVQKVLEAGYRTGDIATPGGRQVGTVEMGDAVRAAL